Proteins encoded together in one Deltaproteobacteria bacterium window:
- a CDS encoding PPOX class F420-dependent oxidoreductase, with the protein MSDLKREQYVSLGTFRKNGKEVLTPVWFAHDAKNPKLLWVYTNATMGKVKRIRNNGRARVAACDARGKLKGEFVDAKARMVAEGEREWQQGWDALHAKYWLLSVGLFVSRFTGRYKQRALVAVELA; encoded by the coding sequence GTGTCCGACTTGAAGCGCGAGCAGTACGTGAGCCTCGGCACCTTCCGCAAGAACGGGAAGGAAGTGCTCACGCCCGTCTGGTTCGCTCACGACGCGAAGAACCCGAAGCTGCTGTGGGTCTACACGAACGCGACGATGGGGAAGGTGAAGCGCATTCGGAACAACGGGCGCGCGCGCGTGGCGGCGTGCGATGCGCGCGGGAAGCTGAAGGGCGAGTTCGTCGACGCGAAGGCGCGCATGGTCGCCGAGGGCGAGCGCGAGTGGCAGCAAGGCTGGGACGCGCTGCACGCGAAGTACTGGCTGCTGAGCGTGGGCCTGTTCGTGTCGCGCTTCACCGGGCGATACAAGCAGCGCGCGCTCGTCGCGGTAGAGCTGGCGTAG
- a CDS encoding AAA family ATPase has product MSRAVDKELSLLLRAGYKLVALESFEEDRAVRAATRAAESCERAFHAWSLAAGLDGKGEGAGSLDAGVLALEALEKPAVIALLDAHTLFGNVLGLRRLRDALARLGQRRQTLVLIAPLIELPLELEREAGRLTLPLPTGPELHALFERVLASTPNAKASPDVLADCVRGALGLTGNEAVRVFRKALLATGAEGDAMVAAIVRDKQKALRRTPALSFHDASDDLSGIGGLGELKRWLRERRRAFGDEARKFGLPAPRGLLLLGVQGCGKSLCAKAVAREWRFPLLRLDLASAFGDPTKSPELTMREAMAVAESLAPAVLWIDEIEKGFAATDRDPRASRVLGAFLTWLAEKQAPVFVVATANDVTALPPELLRRGRFDELFFVDLPSEDERVEILTIHLRKHGRDPLQFPLAQLAANASRLSGAELEQVVAAALNTAFSERRELGENDLANAIQETVPLYETYEERIKELRDWARTRARPATVDGRIAGLFRTR; this is encoded by the coding sequence ATGAGCCGAGCCGTCGACAAGGAACTCTCGCTCTTGCTTCGCGCGGGCTACAAGCTCGTGGCGCTGGAGTCGTTCGAGGAGGACCGCGCAGTTCGCGCGGCGACGCGCGCTGCCGAATCGTGCGAGCGCGCGTTCCACGCCTGGTCGCTCGCGGCGGGGCTCGACGGCAAAGGCGAAGGCGCGGGCAGCCTCGACGCGGGCGTGCTCGCGCTCGAAGCGCTCGAGAAGCCCGCGGTGATCGCGCTGCTCGACGCGCACACGCTCTTCGGCAACGTGCTCGGGCTGCGCCGGCTGCGCGATGCGCTCGCGCGCCTCGGCCAGCGCCGCCAGACCCTCGTGCTGATCGCGCCGCTGATCGAACTGCCGCTCGAGCTCGAGCGCGAAGCGGGGCGTCTGACGCTTCCGCTGCCGACGGGCCCCGAGTTGCACGCGCTGTTCGAGCGGGTGCTCGCGAGCACGCCGAACGCGAAGGCTTCGCCCGACGTGCTCGCGGACTGCGTGCGCGGCGCGCTCGGGCTCACGGGCAACGAGGCGGTGCGCGTGTTCCGCAAGGCGCTGCTCGCGACGGGCGCGGAGGGCGACGCGATGGTCGCCGCGATCGTGCGCGACAAGCAGAAGGCGCTGCGCCGCACGCCGGCACTCAGCTTCCACGACGCGAGCGACGACCTCTCCGGCATCGGCGGCCTCGGCGAGCTGAAGCGCTGGCTGCGCGAGCGCCGCCGCGCGTTCGGCGACGAGGCGCGCAAGTTCGGGTTGCCCGCGCCGCGCGGCCTCTTGTTGTTGGGCGTGCAGGGCTGCGGCAAGTCGCTGTGCGCGAAGGCCGTCGCGCGCGAGTGGCGCTTCCCGCTGCTGCGCCTCGATCTCGCCTCGGCGTTCGGCGACCCCACCAAGTCGCCCGAGCTCACCATGCGCGAGGCGATGGCCGTCGCGGAGTCGCTCGCGCCGGCCGTGCTGTGGATCGACGAGATCGAGAAGGGCTTCGCGGCGACGGACCGCGACCCGCGCGCGAGCCGCGTGCTCGGCGCGTTCCTCACCTGGCTCGCGGAGAAGCAGGCCCCCGTGTTCGTGGTCGCGACGGCCAACGACGTCACGGCGCTGCCGCCCGAGTTGTTACGGCGCGGGCGCTTCGACGAGCTGTTCTTCGTGGACCTGCCGAGCGAGGACGAGCGCGTCGAGATCCTCACGATCCACCTGCGCAAGCACGGGCGCGATCCGCTCCAGTTCCCGCTGGCGCAGCTCGCGGCGAACGCGAGCCGCCTCTCCGGCGCCGAGCTCGAGCAGGTCGTCGCGGCCGCGCTGAACACCGCCTTCTCCGAGCGCCGCGAGCTCGGCGAGAACGATCTCGCCAACGCGATCCAGGAGACGGTTCCGCTCTACGAGACCTACGAGGAGCGCATCAAGGAGCTGCGCGACTGGGCGCGCACTCGCGCGCGCCCGGCAACCGTGGACGGGCGCATCGCCGGCCTGTTCCGCACGCGCTGA
- a CDS encoding rhomboid family intramembrane serine protease yields the protein MKRRGAEQLRIFHAVVSAALCGAALVGFLVASLLGSQLVSERDSAQAQATSYYATHPYLEAPFEIMLGVEEGEGSEIDFEALASADTTAEQAELDALIAAWRAAEAETPAHRFGIAAGRTSVLGALLHALVHAGWLHLLWNIGLLVSAGARLELRLGRAHYGAVLGGSAVAGALAHLALAGGESAPFVGLSAATAGIVGAFAMRPGDTSRDPLEFAAGKKQRSPIRMAAAFGVIALGVCTLTGFSASSFSPLAQLGGLGAGAVAMLGFARLGWLRDEAAAPAPEVAQAIAQLKSGAAPAALQLLRARLAAQADDALAARAFGVALRGREDAREEIERAWTAAVDAKQPAVAAALWREAGMRGELPRAASERLQAFAKWRRADGAVGEARVALVAALAEADAATAGRIAREARRSDPVLTLRAAERALSLDSLSAADRGVMSDFAEQARKEAANNGVVVLDDAREAQRASSATKPTRPPQRPAPIELTRDDAAAESAAPPLDGLFSDADALIDSSAEPEVAAENTQPEYDANAAFFERGAIDLAPELPPAEMPEPAGEGDAALIDALHAALSDDADLSAAPGALDADVREPSASGAPLELGEAGNDLAAAESRAEMLDVQPPRLSFAPQRSAFEASGPVPIVALSVEPQPASVPPPSADELALSDALDDLFEDEKPEPTAPKLRPLRITTAKPLRLDADAIALDIEGRGRGKLAFAKIDAVSAAGVKGLTQSGKAVLFIDLALGFASGGEGELRVVRLRADAFDPRTLVPDEKSPLAALRKLIAELRARTRAIPLPRDAEPSAPFRIYADLASYEREVLGAQRPS from the coding sequence ATGAAGCGGAGGGGCGCAGAGCAGCTGCGCATCTTCCACGCGGTCGTGAGCGCCGCGCTATGCGGAGCCGCGCTCGTGGGCTTCCTGGTCGCCAGCCTGCTCGGTTCGCAGTTGGTCTCGGAGCGCGACAGCGCGCAGGCCCAGGCAACGAGTTATTACGCCACCCACCCGTATCTGGAAGCGCCGTTCGAGATCATGCTCGGCGTCGAGGAAGGCGAAGGGTCGGAGATCGACTTCGAGGCGCTCGCGAGTGCCGACACGACGGCGGAGCAGGCCGAGCTCGATGCGCTCATCGCGGCGTGGCGCGCAGCCGAGGCCGAGACGCCCGCGCACCGCTTCGGCATCGCGGCGGGCCGAACGAGCGTGCTCGGCGCGCTGCTGCACGCCCTCGTACACGCGGGTTGGCTTCACTTGTTGTGGAACATCGGCCTGCTCGTCTCGGCCGGCGCGCGACTCGAGCTGCGCCTCGGTCGTGCGCACTACGGCGCCGTGCTCGGCGGCTCCGCCGTCGCGGGCGCGCTCGCGCACCTCGCGCTCGCCGGCGGAGAGTCGGCGCCCTTCGTCGGTCTCTCGGCCGCGACGGCCGGCATCGTCGGCGCCTTCGCGATGCGCCCCGGCGACACGAGCCGCGACCCGCTCGAGTTTGCGGCGGGGAAGAAGCAGCGCTCGCCGATTCGCATGGCCGCTGCGTTCGGCGTGATCGCGCTCGGCGTCTGCACGCTCACCGGCTTCTCCGCCTCGAGCTTCTCGCCTCTCGCGCAGCTCGGCGGCTTGGGCGCCGGTGCGGTCGCGATGCTCGGCTTCGCGCGGCTCGGCTGGCTGCGCGACGAAGCTGCGGCGCCGGCACCGGAAGTCGCCCAGGCGATCGCTCAACTGAAGAGCGGCGCCGCGCCCGCTGCGCTCCAGTTGTTACGGGCTCGCCTCGCGGCGCAGGCGGACGATGCGCTCGCCGCGCGCGCGTTCGGCGTGGCGCTGCGCGGGCGCGAAGATGCGCGCGAAGAGATCGAGCGCGCTTGGACCGCCGCGGTCGACGCGAAGCAGCCGGCGGTGGCCGCTGCGCTTTGGCGCGAGGCCGGCATGCGCGGCGAGTTGCCTCGCGCTGCGAGCGAACGGTTGCAGGCGTTCGCGAAGTGGCGCCGCGCCGACGGAGCCGTTGGCGAAGCGCGCGTGGCGCTGGTGGCGGCGCTCGCCGAAGCGGACGCCGCGACGGCGGGGCGCATCGCCCGCGAGGCGCGCCGCAGCGATCCGGTGCTCACGCTGCGAGCCGCCGAGCGCGCGCTGAGCCTCGACTCGCTCTCCGCTGCGGATCGCGGCGTGATGAGCGACTTCGCGGAGCAAGCGCGCAAGGAGGCGGCCAACAACGGAGTGGTCGTGCTCGACGACGCGCGCGAGGCGCAGCGAGCGAGCTCCGCAACAAAGCCAACGCGACCGCCGCAGCGCCCGGCGCCAATCGAGTTGACACGCGATGACGCCGCGGCCGAGAGCGCGGCGCCTCCGCTCGACGGGCTGTTCAGCGACGCCGACGCGCTCATCGACTCTTCAGCCGAGCCCGAAGTGGCAGCGGAGAACACCCAGCCGGAATACGACGCGAACGCCGCGTTCTTCGAGCGCGGCGCGATCGACCTTGCCCCCGAGTTGCCGCCGGCGGAGATGCCCGAGCCTGCGGGCGAGGGCGACGCCGCGCTGATCGATGCGCTCCATGCGGCGCTCAGCGACGACGCGGACCTCAGCGCGGCGCCCGGCGCGCTCGACGCCGACGTGCGCGAGCCCTCGGCGTCCGGCGCGCCGCTGGAGCTGGGCGAGGCGGGCAACGACCTCGCCGCTGCCGAATCACGCGCCGAGATGCTTGACGTTCAGCCTCCCCGCCTTTCCTTCGCGCCACAGCGATCCGCGTTCGAGGCGTCCGGCCCGGTCCCGATCGTCGCCCTCAGCGTCGAGCCGCAACCGGCGAGTGTTCCGCCGCCGAGCGCCGACGAGCTCGCGTTGAGCGACGCGCTGGACGACTTGTTCGAAGACGAGAAGCCCGAGCCCACGGCGCCGAAGCTGCGCCCGCTGCGCATCACGACCGCGAAACCGCTCCGACTCGACGCGGACGCGATTGCGCTCGACATCGAGGGACGCGGTCGCGGCAAGCTCGCGTTCGCGAAGATCGACGCGGTGTCGGCGGCCGGCGTGAAAGGGCTCACGCAGAGCGGCAAGGCCGTGCTGTTCATCGACCTCGCGCTCGGCTTCGCGAGCGGCGGCGAGGGGGAGCTGCGCGTCGTGCGGCTGCGCGCGGATGCGTTCGATCCGCGCACGCTGGTGCCGGACGAGAAGTCGCCGCTCGCCGCGCTGCGCAAGCTGATCGCCGAGCTGCGCGCGCGCACGCGGGCGATTCCGCTGCCGCGCGACGCCGAGCCGAGCGCGCCGTTCCGCATCTACGCCGATCTCGCGAGCTACGAGCGCGAGGTGCTCGGGGCGCAGCGACCGAGCTGA
- a CDS encoding peroxiredoxin: protein MAIKVGDKIPSAKVKVVTPDGAKDADAAQLLGGPKVVVFAVPGAFTPLCSAQHLPGFVNNAAAFKAKGAQVFCLSVNDGWVMGAWGKDKNVGDSVTLVADGSANFTNAMGLAMDGSGFGLGTRSQRYAFVAENGVIKHLAVEAPMKFEVSSAEAVLKAL from the coding sequence ATGGCGATCAAGGTTGGTGACAAGATCCCGTCGGCGAAGGTGAAGGTCGTGACGCCGGATGGCGCGAAGGACGCCGACGCGGCGCAGCTGCTCGGTGGCCCGAAAGTGGTCGTGTTCGCGGTTCCGGGGGCGTTCACGCCGCTTTGCTCCGCACAGCACCTGCCGGGCTTCGTGAACAATGCGGCCGCGTTCAAGGCCAAGGGCGCGCAGGTGTTCTGCCTGTCGGTCAACGACGGCTGGGTGATGGGCGCCTGGGGCAAGGACAAGAACGTGGGCGACTCGGTCACGCTCGTGGCCGACGGCAGCGCCAACTTCACGAACGCGATGGGCCTCGCGATGGACGGCTCGGGCTTCGGTCTCGGCACGCGCTCGCAGCGCTACGCGTTCGTCGCCGAGAACGGCGTGATCAAGCACCTCGCCGTCGAGGCGCCGATGAAGTTCGAGGTCTCGAGCGCGGAAGCCGTGCTCAAGGCGCTCTAG
- a CDS encoding 3-keto-5-aminohexanoate cleavage protein, which produces MATAGFGKVIVEVRANEYTSRRANPHVPFSAEELGADAAACREAGAAIYHFHAREPKTGAPAYDVATYGAAVRAIRAAGDLLINPTLGANTVPDPKKRAAIIPALARDPATRPDLAPVDLASINVDPWDPATKRFLVEDMVYATSVAGLREIAATIRGAGVLPQAVLWNIGSARLLGAFVEMGVLAAPVCAQAILSSSLLSTHPATVRGLTALLDFVPTRAPIFCTIGNGGGNLLPLVAAALERGAHVAIGLGDYAYPELGAPTNAELVREVARIARGCGRELATPAEVRGLLGVA; this is translated from the coding sequence GTGGCGACCGCGGGCTTCGGCAAAGTCATCGTCGAAGTCCGCGCGAACGAGTACACGAGCCGGCGCGCGAATCCGCACGTGCCGTTCTCGGCGGAAGAACTCGGGGCGGACGCGGCGGCGTGTCGGGAAGCGGGCGCCGCGATCTACCACTTCCACGCGCGCGAGCCGAAGACGGGCGCGCCGGCCTACGACGTCGCGACCTACGGCGCCGCGGTGCGCGCGATCCGCGCAGCCGGCGACCTGCTGATCAACCCGACGCTCGGCGCGAACACCGTGCCCGATCCCAAGAAGCGCGCGGCGATCATCCCCGCGCTCGCGCGCGATCCTGCGACGCGCCCCGACCTCGCGCCGGTCGACCTCGCGAGCATCAACGTCGACCCGTGGGATCCAGCGACGAAGCGCTTTCTGGTCGAGGACATGGTCTACGCCACCTCGGTCGCCGGCCTGCGCGAGATCGCTGCGACGATTCGCGGCGCGGGGGTGTTGCCGCAGGCGGTGCTCTGGAACATCGGCAGCGCACGCCTGCTCGGGGCTTTCGTCGAGATGGGCGTGCTCGCAGCGCCCGTCTGCGCGCAGGCGATCCTCTCGAGCTCGCTGCTGTCCACCCATCCCGCCACGGTGCGCGGCCTGACCGCGCTGCTCGACTTCGTGCCCACCCGCGCGCCGATCTTTTGCACGATCGGCAACGGCGGCGGAAACCTCTTGCCGCTCGTCGCGGCCGCGCTCGAGCGCGGCGCTCACGTCGCGATCGGGCTCGGCGACTACGCCTATCCGGAGCTCGGCGCACCGACGAACGCCGAGCTCGTGCGCGAAGTCGCCCGCATCGCGCGCGGCTGCGGCCGCGAGCTCGCGACGCCCGCGGAGGTGCGCGGTCTGCTCGGCGTCGCGTAG
- a CDS encoding gamma-glutamyl-gamma-aminobutyrate hydrolase family protein (Members of this family of hydrolases with an active site Cys residue belong to MEROPS family C26.): MRPRIGIALSLDAQLRAGRRTWFADAAYAAAVEAAGGSALHVGASSEASADAVIVGLAALVIPGGDDFLPPAPYPPHVPFRPAAPEQIARDLALVRGALARGLPVLGICYGMQLLALARGGSLVFDIAHEVAGARAHKLAAHERHPLALAPGSRLAAAFGGAREIAVNSRHHQGVATPGDGLVASAHSPDGVIEAIESAPGAAFALGVQWHPEDMDAAHVRCVYGAFVAAAAAGTFRN, encoded by the coding sequence GTGCGCCCTCGCATCGGCATCGCGCTCTCGCTCGACGCGCAGCTGCGCGCCGGCCGGCGCACCTGGTTCGCGGATGCTGCCTATGCCGCGGCCGTCGAGGCGGCGGGCGGCAGCGCGCTCCACGTCGGCGCGAGCAGCGAAGCGAGCGCAGATGCCGTGATCGTGGGCCTCGCTGCGCTCGTGATTCCCGGCGGCGACGACTTCCTCCCGCCCGCGCCCTACCCCCCGCACGTCCCGTTCCGCCCGGCGGCGCCCGAGCAGATCGCGCGCGACCTCGCGCTCGTGCGCGGCGCGCTCGCGCGCGGCCTGCCCGTGCTCGGCATTTGTTACGGCATGCAGCTGCTCGCGCTGGCGCGTGGCGGATCGCTCGTGTTCGACATCGCGCACGAAGTGGCCGGCGCGCGGGCGCACAAGCTCGCCGCGCACGAGCGCCACCCACTCGCGCTCGCACCCGGCTCGCGGCTCGCCGCGGCGTTCGGCGGCGCACGGGAAATCGCGGTGAACAGCCGGCACCACCAAGGCGTCGCGACGCCGGGTGACGGCCTCGTCGCGAGCGCGCACAGCCCCGACGGTGTGATCGAGGCGATCGAGTCCGCGCCCGGCGCCGCCTTCGCGCTGGGTGTGCAGTGGCACCCCGAAGACATGGACGCGGCGCACGTGCGCTGCGTGTACGGCGCGTTCGTGGCAGCGGCTGCTGCCGGGACATTCCGCAACTAG
- a CDS encoding type II/IV secretion system protein yields the protein MPKPQNDDARAPLTLEELVDVLVKAKRLDPAKTPEIVGRATTLRSQVLKERVGSVRSQAAARYEASPAELIAVLRLADASNPKRTLDEDAIAEAIAASADLPYLKIDPVKVDADLVTKTLSRPFARRHAVIPVGRNGDQLTIALSDPFDGALRANLEQLLRAPVSVVVASKRDIVQQIDRIYGFRSSVRGATEQLGPTTSATSANNALGQLVQLRSNDELAANNDEHVIAAVDYLLNYAFDQRASDIHLEPRDRDAVIRFRIDGILHEIERLPVAVHAAVASRIKVLARMDIAERRRPQDGRIKTVRGDREVELRVASLSCAFGEKVVVRVFDPMALMTDLAQLGFGREDRERYEKWITSPSGLVLVTGPTGSGKTTTLYSTLRYLSGPEVNITTVEDPIEMVEPRFCQVQVQRQVDVTFANALRAILRQDPDVIMVGEIRDAETANMAVQAALTGHLVFSTVHTRDAAGAVTRLVELGVERFLLSSVLRGVLAQRLVRQVCPDCSVEGALTAQQVEALQLKVPVERREELRVRWGEGCPKCRHTGLYGRIGVFEMLDVQRRVRQLITEGKDANEIAYAARVEGMGTLGEAAIRKLAEGATTFEEVVRLTADQQ from the coding sequence ATGCCCAAGCCGCAGAATGACGACGCTCGCGCGCCGCTGACCCTCGAAGAGTTGGTCGACGTGCTGGTGAAAGCCAAGCGCCTCGATCCCGCGAAGACGCCCGAGATCGTGGGCCGCGCGACCACGCTGCGCAGCCAGGTGCTGAAGGAGCGCGTCGGCTCGGTGCGCTCGCAGGCCGCGGCTCGCTACGAGGCTTCGCCCGCGGAGCTGATCGCGGTGCTGCGCCTCGCCGACGCGAGCAACCCGAAGCGCACGCTCGACGAGGACGCGATCGCGGAGGCCATCGCCGCGTCGGCGGATCTCCCGTACCTGAAGATCGACCCGGTGAAGGTCGACGCCGACCTCGTCACCAAGACGCTCTCGCGTCCGTTCGCGCGCCGCCACGCGGTGATCCCGGTCGGTCGCAACGGCGATCAGCTCACCATCGCGCTCAGCGATCCCTTCGACGGCGCGCTGCGCGCGAATCTCGAGCAGCTGTTACGGGCGCCGGTCTCGGTCGTGGTCGCGAGCAAGCGCGACATCGTGCAGCAGATCGACCGCATCTACGGCTTCCGCTCGAGCGTGCGCGGCGCGACCGAGCAGCTCGGCCCGACGACCTCGGCAACGAGCGCGAACAATGCGCTCGGGCAGCTCGTGCAGCTGCGCAGCAACGACGAGCTCGCCGCGAACAACGACGAGCACGTGATCGCCGCGGTCGACTACCTGCTCAACTACGCCTTCGACCAGCGCGCGAGCGACATCCACCTCGAGCCGCGCGATCGCGACGCGGTGATCCGCTTCCGCATCGACGGCATCCTGCACGAGATCGAGCGGCTGCCCGTCGCGGTGCACGCCGCGGTCGCGTCTCGGATCAAGGTGCTCGCGCGCATGGACATCGCCGAGCGCCGCCGGCCGCAGGACGGGCGCATCAAGACCGTGCGCGGCGACCGAGAGGTGGAGCTGCGCGTCGCGAGCCTCTCGTGCGCGTTCGGCGAGAAGGTCGTGGTGCGCGTGTTCGACCCGATGGCGCTGATGACGGATCTCGCGCAGCTCGGCTTCGGGCGCGAAGACCGCGAGCGCTACGAGAAGTGGATCACGTCTCCGTCGGGCCTGGTGCTCGTCACCGGCCCCACCGGCTCCGGCAAGACGACGACGCTCTACTCGACGCTCCGGTACTTGTCAGGGCCCGAAGTCAACATCACGACGGTCGAAGATCCGATCGAGATGGTCGAGCCGCGCTTCTGTCAGGTGCAGGTGCAGCGTCAGGTCGACGTCACGTTCGCGAACGCGCTGCGCGCGATCCTTCGCCAGGACCCCGACGTGATCATGGTCGGCGAGATCCGAGACGCCGAGACCGCGAACATGGCGGTGCAGGCAGCCCTGACGGGTCACCTCGTGTTCAGCACGGTGCACACGCGCGACGCCGCGGGCGCGGTCACGCGCCTCGTCGAGCTCGGCGTCGAGCGCTTCCTGCTCTCGAGCGTGCTGCGCGGCGTGCTCGCGCAGCGCCTCGTGCGCCAAGTGTGCCCCGATTGCTCCGTCGAGGGCGCGCTCACGGCGCAGCAAGTCGAGGCGCTCCAGCTGAAGGTGCCCGTCGAGCGCCGCGAAGAGCTGCGCGTGCGCTGGGGCGAGGGCTGCCCGAAGTGCCGGCACACCGGCCTCTATGGCCGCATCGGCGTGTTCGAGATGCTCGACGTGCAGCGCCGCGTGCGGCAGCTGATCACCGAAGGCAAGGACGCGAACGAGATCGCGTACGCCGCACGCGTCGAAGGCATGGGGACCCTGGGTGAGGCGGCGATCAGGAAGTTGGCTGAAGGCGCGACGACCTTCGAGGAAGTGGTGCGTCTCACCGCTGATCAGCAGTGA